A region from the Benincasa hispida cultivar B227 chromosome 8, ASM972705v1, whole genome shotgun sequence genome encodes:
- the LOC120082393 gene encoding senescence associated gene 20-like, protein MRLLTGASSSFVFAPISVVPFGATVVLAEGYNTKRAVSWVHAWTVTDGVITHVKEYLNTSVTVKRFASAVDGDGDSPSTSPPPNCQSVWQSKVWGKSVVPALVLAL, encoded by the coding sequence ATGCGCCTCCTCACCGGCGCCTCCTCTTCCTTCGTGTTCGCACCAATCTCCGTCGTGCCATTTGGGGCCACCGTGGTGCTGGCGGAAGGCTACAACACAAAACGCGCCGTTTCATGGGTCCACGCATGGACCGTTACTGATGGGGTCATCACCCACGTGAAGGAATATCTCAACACCTCTGTTACTGTCAAGCGCTTCGCCTCCGCCGTCGACGGGGACGGGGACTCGCCGTCCACATCGCCGCCGCCTAACTGCCAGAGTGTGTGGCAGAGCAAGGTGTGGGGAAAATCGGTGGTGCCTGCTCTTGTTTTGGccctttaa